ACTCGACATCGACGACCTCGGGATCCTGGAACAGAGCCTCGCCGAAGCGGAGCTCGAGACGCAGGGGTTTCGCGACTGGGCGGGCGGAACCGGACGCGAACTGCACGACCGCATCAACCGGGAAGCCTTCGATGCGGGCGTGTACGGCGTCCCGACCTACCTCGTCGAGGACGAGATGTGGTTCGGACGAGAGCACCTGCCCCGCATCGCGTGGATCCTCGCGGGACGCCACGGGCCGGCTCCCGACGTCGCCAACCGGAGCTTCGAACGATGAGTGCATTGACCGAACTCACGCAGTCGCCGCTCTGCATCGTCCTCGACATCCGCCACCCCCTCGCGTACCTGGCCTTGGGACCGGCCATCGATTTCGGACGCGAGATGAAGATCGACATCGACTGGCTGCCCTTTGAAGGGCGATCGCTGCGAGAACCCACAACTCCGGGCGCAGACGACGACCGCGGCGTCCTGCACCGACGCCACCGCGCAAATATGATCGCCCGAGAGATCGCGATCTATTCGCAGGCCGCGGGACTGACTCTACTCGAACCCTATCGCACCGGGCCATCGCACGCGGCGACGCTGGCGTGGTTGTGGGTTCGCGCGCAGGCTCCCGAATCACTACCGAGTTTCCTGGAAGAGCTGTTTCGTCGCTACTGGGCGCTCGAAATGGATGTCATCGATCTCGCGGGAGTCGCCGAGGTCCTGCGCGCGCAAGGTCTGCACTCCCGGGAGTTCGACGATTGGGCCGAGGCCGAGGGTCCCGCAGCGGCGGAGAGCATCGCGAGTTCCTTGGACGCGACCGGCGTGTTCCAGGCGCCGGCCTACCTGATCGAGGACGAGGTCTTTTTCGGACGCCAGCATCTGGCGATGATTCGCTGGATCCTGAGCGACCGCACCGGACCGGGTCCGATCTGATAAATTCGAACCGTGGAACCGATCATCGACGCACATGGGCATCTGGGTGACATCCTTCATCCGAACGGAGGAGCGCTCATCGACAAGCTCGGAGTGACGATGGAGCCGGTGTTCGATCCGACCGCGCAATCGGAAGCCCGGCTACACAACTACCCGCTGCCGCTGGCCCGGCTCTCCTATCGCCTCTTTCCCGACTCTGTGACGCGCGCCGAGCGGGCGCGCAACGCGACGGCGACTCTCGAGAATTTCGCCGCTTCCATGGATCAGGCGGGCATTTCATTCGGGGTCTGCCTGCCCGTCCCGCCCTATCTCGTCTTCGAAGATCTGGCTGCGGCCGTGCGTCGAGACCCGCGGATCATCGCCTTTACGGGCGTGGACTACGGCGATCGCGATGGCGGGCCGGGTTCATTCAACGACCCGACCGCGAAGCTCGCCGCCGATGTCGCTGCGGGGGCGCGAGGCCTGAAGATTCACCCCATCATCCAGAAGATCTCCCTCGCCAGCGCCGAGACCCGGGCGGCGGTGGAGAGCTTCGCTCCTCATCGTCTTCCGGTGCTCTTTCACTGCGGCATCTCCTCCTACTATCTCGGTGCCGACAAGGCGCGCGAAGAACCGCGCTACGGCGGCATCGACTACGCCGAGGCACTCGTGCGCGACTTTCCTTCGGTCGACTTCATCGCCGGACACGCGGGACTGTTCGAGGTCAAGAAGGCGATGAAACAACTCTCCCGCTTCTCGAATGTATGGGTCGACACCTCGTTCCAATCCGTGAAGCGGGTGCGCGAGTTGATCGACGCCTTCGGTCCAGAACGCGTGCTCTTCGCCTCCGACTGGCCCTACGGCAATCGCCCCCCGGCTGTGCAGATCGTGCGGAACGCG
The window above is part of the bacterium genome. Proteins encoded here:
- a CDS encoding amidohydrolase — its product is MEPIIDAHGHLGDILHPNGGALIDKLGVTMEPVFDPTAQSEARLHNYPLPLARLSYRLFPDSVTRAERARNATATLENFAASMDQAGISFGVCLPVPPYLVFEDLAAAVRRDPRIIAFTGVDYGDRDGGPGSFNDPTAKLAADVAAGARGLKIHPIIQKISLASAETRAAVESFAPHRLPVLFHCGISSYYLGADKAREEPRYGGIDYAEALVRDFPSVDFIAGHAGLFEVKKAMKQLSRFSNVWVDTSFQSVKRVRELIDAFGPERVLFASDWPYGNRPPAVQIVRNACSGDRGLERRILFENAAELMEIKG